A region from the Bradyrhizobium erythrophlei genome encodes:
- a CDS encoding ABC transporter substrate-binding protein, with amino-acid sequence MNPALLPRALTLGLLSLSLALVMSLSLAVLPAGAQTTLDKVSFGTNWVPEAEHGGFFQAVADGTYRRYGLDVTIVPGGPNDNNRMLLIAGKLDFFMAANTLMSFDAVANNVPVVTVAAIFQKDPQVFLTHPASKITKLEQLKPLTLFVSKEGISSYFQWLKSEYGFSEAKVRPYTFNPQPFIASPQSAMQGYVTSEPFAVEKAANFKPGIILLADYGFNSYSTLIETRRELTDKKPDLVQRFVDASIIGWYNYLYGNNAPGNALIKKLNPEMTDELLAFSVGKMKEYGIVDSGDTLRDGIGAMSDERATSFFDKMVRAGVVRPDIDFRKAYTLRFINKGVGLDLRPKK; translated from the coding sequence ATGAACCCGGCACTTTTGCCGCGAGCGTTAACCTTAGGCCTCCTGTCTCTGTCCTTGGCCCTGGTCATGTCCCTGTCCTTGGCCGTCCTCCCGGCAGGCGCCCAAACCACGCTGGACAAGGTCTCGTTCGGCACCAACTGGGTTCCCGAAGCCGAGCACGGCGGTTTTTTCCAGGCGGTGGCCGACGGTACCTACCGGCGATACGGGCTCGATGTCACCATCGTGCCGGGCGGGCCGAATGACAACAACCGCATGCTGCTGATCGCCGGCAAGCTCGATTTCTTCATGGCCGCCAACACCCTGATGTCGTTCGACGCGGTCGCCAACAACGTGCCGGTGGTGACGGTCGCCGCGATCTTCCAGAAGGATCCGCAGGTTTTCCTGACCCATCCCGCATCGAAGATCACAAAGCTCGAACAGCTCAAGCCGCTGACGCTGTTCGTGTCCAAGGAGGGCATCTCCAGCTATTTCCAGTGGCTGAAATCCGAATATGGATTCAGCGAGGCGAAGGTCAGGCCCTACACCTTCAACCCGCAGCCGTTCATCGCCAGCCCGCAAAGCGCGATGCAGGGCTATGTCACGTCGGAGCCGTTCGCGGTCGAAAAAGCCGCCAATTTCAAGCCGGGAATCATCCTGCTGGCGGATTATGGCTTCAACTCCTATTCGACCCTGATCGAGACCCGCCGCGAATTGACCGACAAGAAGCCCGATCTGGTTCAACGCTTCGTCGACGCGTCGATCATCGGCTGGTACAACTATCTCTACGGCAACAATGCGCCGGGCAATGCGCTGATCAAAAAGCTCAATCCGGAAATGACCGATGAGTTGCTCGCGTTCTCGGTCGGCAAGATGAAGGAATACGGTATTGTCGATTCCGGCGACACCCTGCGCGATGGCATCGGCGCCATGAGCGACGAGCGGGCGACCAGCTTCTTCGACAAGATGGTGCGTGCCGGCGTGGTCCGTCCCGACATCGATTTCCGCAAGGCCTATACGCTTCGCTTCATCAACAAGGGCGTCGGTCTCGATCTGCGGCCCAAGAAGTAA
- a CDS encoding YciI family protein, translating to MRFMYLVKHPGLPGSPTPELMDAMHKLADREIKAGRMLDNGGLMPVQAGAQVRIADGKLSVIDGPFVEAKEFVGGFAIFELRDKEEAVAMAVEFMQLHKDFMPGWEGTCEVRAFAGP from the coding sequence ATGCGTTTCATGTACCTCGTCAAACATCCGGGCTTGCCCGGATCTCCCACCCCGGAACTGATGGACGCCATGCACAAACTCGCTGATCGGGAGATCAAGGCGGGCCGCATGCTCGACAATGGCGGGCTGATGCCGGTCCAGGCTGGCGCCCAGGTGCGCATTGCTGACGGCAAGCTCAGCGTCATCGATGGCCCGTTCGTGGAAGCCAAGGAATTCGTCGGCGGCTTCGCGATCTTCGAACTGCGCGACAAGGAAGAGGCCGTAGCGATGGCGGTCGAGTTCATGCAGCTGCACAAGGACTTCATGCCGGGCTGGGAAGGAACGTGCGAGGTCCGTGCGTTTGCCGGCCCTTGA
- a CDS encoding metal/formaldehyde-sensitive transcriptional repressor, which translates to MAHTIREKKKLLARVGRIRGQIEAIERALTEEAECERIMHMIAGIRGGVAGLMAEVVEDHIRTHLVDPERNPGALNADAADQLIEVVHTYLK; encoded by the coding sequence ATGGCACACACGATCCGGGAAAAGAAAAAGCTGCTCGCGCGGGTGGGGCGCATCCGCGGCCAGATCGAGGCGATCGAGCGGGCGCTGACCGAGGAAGCCGAATGCGAGCGCATCATGCACATGATCGCCGGCATTCGCGGCGGCGTCGCGGGCCTGATGGCGGAGGTGGTCGAGGACCATATCCGCACCCATCTGGTGGACCCCGAGCGGAATCCGGGCGCGCTCAACGCCGACGCCGCTGATCAGCTCATCGAGGTGGTCCACACCTACCTGAAGTGA
- a CDS encoding creatininase family protein — MTSLLPPRDWTDIHWPGISETTPERWIAVLPLAATEQHGPHLPVGTDIMIAQAYLARVREVLPDTIPATFLPLQPVGISTEHIDYPGTLTLPTEVALKSWMALGESVARAGVKKLVMVTSHGGNSAAMTLVAQDLRAQHGILAVTTGWFRFGAPDGLFSPEELRHGIHGGAWETSIMLARHPEAVRKDKIADFRPTSIAMEQEYRWLSAHRPVPFAWQTQDLHASGAVGDAAIASAETGEILLDHGAHAFCELLADVDKFDVKRLSDDPHQPSK; from the coding sequence ATGACTTCCCTGCTCCCTCCCCGCGACTGGACCGACATCCACTGGCCCGGCATTTCCGAGACCACGCCGGAGCGATGGATCGCGGTGCTGCCGCTGGCGGCCACCGAGCAGCACGGCCCGCATCTGCCTGTCGGCACCGACATCATGATCGCGCAGGCCTATCTGGCGCGGGTGCGCGAAGTCTTGCCCGACACCATCCCCGCGACCTTCCTGCCGCTGCAGCCGGTCGGGATTTCCACCGAACATATCGACTATCCGGGCACGCTGACGCTGCCGACGGAGGTTGCGCTGAAGAGCTGGATGGCGCTCGGCGAGAGCGTCGCGCGCGCAGGGGTCAAGAAGCTCGTGATGGTTACGAGCCATGGCGGCAACAGCGCGGCCATGACCCTGGTCGCGCAAGATCTGCGCGCGCAGCACGGCATTCTCGCGGTCACCACCGGATGGTTCCGGTTCGGCGCGCCGGACGGATTGTTTTCGCCCGAAGAACTGCGTCACGGCATCCATGGCGGCGCATGGGAAACCTCGATCATGCTGGCGCGCCATCCGGAAGCTGTGCGTAAGGACAAGATCGCCGATTTCCGCCCCACGAGCATCGCGATGGAGCAGGAATATCGCTGGCTCTCGGCGCACCGGCCGGTGCCGTTCGCGTGGCAGACCCAGGATCTCCACGCCAGCGGCGCCGTCGGCGATGCCGCGATCGCCTCCGCGGAAACGGGCGAGATTCTGCTCGATCACGGCGCGCACGCGTTCTGCGAACTGCTTGCCGACGTCGATAAATTCGACGTGAAGAGGCTTTCGGACGATCCCCACCAACCGTCTAAGTGA
- a CDS encoding 2-hydroxyacid dehydrogenase, with translation MVGGNISSEKIDLLIYGPSKPIVDNGFSGQFVLHSFETTGDLERLTPAVAEKIRGAAVTYNSVRGDSKTLARFPKLEIVSSFGVGYDHIDANYAHEHNIVVTNTPDVLTEEVADIAMGLLIATLREFVKADRYVRSGLWLTQNFPLSVGSLRDRKVGMVGMGRIGQAIARRLEASRVPVVYHSRKPADGVSYKHYPDLIEMAKAVDTLVVIVPGGAGTAKMVNAEVMKALGPRGVIINVARGSVVDEQALTAALKSGAILAAGLDVFEKEPNVPDELRSMQNVVLLPHIGSASVVTRNAMDQLVVDNLKTWFAGKPPLTPVAETPVTSR, from the coding sequence ATGGTTGGCGGCAATATTTCTTCCGAGAAAATCGATTTGCTGATCTATGGGCCGAGCAAGCCGATCGTCGATAACGGCTTTTCCGGCCAGTTCGTGCTGCATTCCTTCGAGACCACCGGCGACCTCGAACGGCTGACGCCGGCGGTCGCGGAAAAAATCCGCGGCGCCGCGGTGACCTACAACTCAGTCCGCGGCGACAGCAAGACGCTGGCGCGTTTCCCCAAGCTCGAGATCGTTTCTTCCTTCGGCGTCGGCTACGATCACATCGATGCGAATTACGCGCACGAGCATAATATCGTCGTCACCAATACGCCCGACGTCCTGACCGAGGAAGTCGCCGATATCGCGATGGGCCTGTTGATCGCGACCTTGCGCGAGTTCGTCAAGGCTGATCGCTATGTACGTTCCGGCCTCTGGCTGACGCAGAACTTTCCCCTGAGCGTCGGCTCGCTGAGGGACCGCAAGGTCGGCATGGTCGGCATGGGCCGGATCGGCCAGGCGATCGCGCGCCGGCTGGAGGCCTCGCGCGTTCCCGTGGTTTATCATTCGCGCAAGCCCGCCGACGGCGTGTCGTACAAGCATTATCCCGACCTGATCGAGATGGCGAAGGCGGTCGACACGCTGGTCGTGATCGTTCCGGGCGGCGCCGGAACCGCCAAAATGGTCAACGCCGAGGTCATGAAGGCGCTCGGCCCGCGCGGCGTGATCATCAACGTGGCGCGCGGCTCCGTGGTCGACGAGCAGGCGCTGACAGCGGCGCTGAAGTCGGGCGCCATTCTCGCCGCGGGCCTCGATGTCTTCGAAAAAGAACCGAACGTGCCGGACGAACTGCGCAGCATGCAGAATGTCGTTTTGTTGCCACATATCGGTTCGGCTTCGGTGGTAACCCGCAATGCCATGGATCAGCTGGTGGTCGACAATCTGAAAACCTGGTTCGCCGGCAAACCGCCGCTGACGCCGGTCGCGGAAACTCCGGTGACGAGCCGCTGA
- a CDS encoding ABC transporter permease: MNTLQPPPLSARQAAPEQVSLRLVRILLPIVVLAAGVAVWELVVRLNHIPPYVLPGPIAVFATLVSDWPVLAQSLLTTLLTTFEGFVAAGIGGIALALLFNQSKWLEYSLFPYAVILQVTPVIAIAPLLLIYLPQQTAVIVCAWIVAFFPVLSNTTLGLNSVDRNLAGLFQLYGASRAQTLAYLKLPSALPFILGGLRIAGGLSLIGAVVAEIAAGSAGAGSGLAYRIAESGYRLNIPRMFAALLLLSAAGIVIYGLLALVSHLVLRRWHESALGKEN; this comes from the coding sequence ATGAATACGTTGCAGCCACCGCCATTGTCCGCCCGCCAGGCCGCGCCCGAGCAGGTCAGCCTGCGCCTGGTCCGCATCCTGCTCCCGATCGTCGTGCTCGCCGCCGGCGTCGCGGTATGGGAGCTCGTGGTGCGGCTCAACCACATTCCGCCCTATGTGCTGCCGGGTCCGATCGCGGTGTTCGCAACACTGGTCAGCGACTGGCCGGTGCTGGCGCAATCGCTGCTGACGACATTGCTGACCACGTTCGAAGGTTTTGTCGCCGCCGGGATCGGCGGCATTGCACTGGCGCTTCTGTTCAATCAATCGAAGTGGCTGGAATATTCGCTGTTCCCCTACGCGGTCATCCTGCAGGTGACGCCGGTGATCGCGATCGCGCCGCTGCTATTGATCTACCTGCCGCAGCAGACCGCCGTGATCGTCTGCGCCTGGATCGTCGCCTTCTTTCCGGTGCTCTCCAACACCACGCTGGGGCTGAATTCCGTTGATCGCAATCTGGCCGGCCTGTTCCAGCTCTACGGCGCGTCGCGGGCACAGACGCTCGCCTATCTCAAGCTGCCCTCCGCGCTGCCCTTCATCCTTGGCGGCTTGCGGATCGCGGGCGGCCTGTCGCTGATCGGCGCTGTGGTAGCGGAGATCGCGGCCGGCTCGGCGGGCGCCGGTTCCGGACTTGCCTACCGAATCGCCGAATCCGGCTATCGCCTCAACATTCCCCGAATGTTCGCCGCGTTACTGTTGCTCTCCGCCGCCGGAATTGTCATTTATGGGCTGTTGGCGCTAGTTTCGCACCTGGTATTGCGGCGCTGGCATGAGAGCGCGCTTGGAAAGGAAAACTGA
- a CDS encoding SDR family NAD(P)-dependent oxidoreductase → MKSNPRPLALVTGASSGIGADLARELAKDGHDLVLSARRIEPMQALAEELKGLGAGCTIIASDLSKHGAAAALVRELETRGMVIDVLINNAGLGDNGRFDQSDPLRVSEMLQVNIVALTELTRLLVPPMVARGKGRVMLLASTAAFQPGPQMAVYCATKAYVLSFGEAIAFELKRTGVTVTTLCPGATATEFSRVARAGCSALFKGGLVPVMSASEVARIGYQSLKAGRGVVIAGLLNRIMSTSSRLSPAPVTLRIANWMMSSRK, encoded by the coding sequence ATGAAAAGCAATCCGCGTCCCCTCGCCCTCGTGACGGGCGCCTCCAGCGGGATCGGCGCCGATCTCGCGCGTGAACTGGCCAAAGACGGTCACGATCTCGTGCTTTCCGCGCGGCGCATCGAGCCGATGCAGGCTTTGGCCGAGGAACTCAAGGGCCTCGGCGCGGGCTGCACCATCATCGCCTCCGACCTCAGCAAACACGGCGCCGCCGCCGCGCTGGTGCGCGAGCTGGAAACGCGCGGCATGGTCATCGACGTGCTGATCAACAATGCCGGGCTTGGCGACAACGGCCGGTTCGACCAATCCGACCCGCTCAGGGTCAGCGAAATGCTGCAGGTCAATATCGTGGCGCTGACGGAACTGACCCGGCTGCTGGTGCCGCCGATGGTGGCGCGGGGCAAAGGCAGGGTGATGCTGCTCGCCTCCACCGCGGCGTTTCAGCCGGGCCCGCAAATGGCGGTGTATTGCGCCACCAAGGCCTATGTCCTCAGTTTCGGCGAAGCGATCGCCTTCGAGCTCAAGAGGACCGGCGTCACAGTCACGACACTGTGCCCCGGCGCGACCGCAACCGAATTTTCCCGCGTCGCCCGTGCGGGGTGTTCGGCGCTGTTCAAGGGCGGCTTGGTGCCGGTAATGAGCGCAAGCGAAGTCGCGCGGATCGGCTATCAGAGCCTCAAGGCCGGCCGCGGCGTGGTCATCGCCGGACTACTCAACAGGATCATGTCCACCTCCAGCCGGCTGTCGCCGGCGCCGGTGACGCTGCGGATCGCCAATTGGATGATGTCGAGCAGGAAATGA
- the dmeF gene encoding CDF family Co(II)/Ni(II) efflux transporter DmeF, whose protein sequence is MSDAEELFQFPPHDHVFLGKDHDKAERRTWAVIVLCTIMMIAEIIGGALFGSLALIADGLHMSTHAGALLLAALAYTYARKYANDRSFSFGTGKFGDLAGYSSAIVLAMIALLIGYEAVSRLLNPVSISFNEAIPIAVLGLAVNVASAWLLSGGHHHDRGHGHSHGHSHGHEDEARRIALGSSILDIKVFEDGVPPRFRVRAEGGELPAADLTIETTRPNGSRQLFVFEDRGDYLESRDEIPEPHAFLASIRLMQAGRPHERELEFEEHDHDDAHGHGGAHHRDNNMRAAIVHVMADAAVSVLVIAGLLLARAFGWLWMDPLAGFIGALVIANWSVGLLRDTGGILLDRTPDPRMAEKVRGLIEADGDRVTDLHLWRLGPGHLGAIVCVATTGERKAADYRQRLARFADLSHVTVEVQHSQSFKG, encoded by the coding sequence ATGTCCGACGCCGAAGAGCTGTTTCAGTTTCCGCCGCACGACCATGTCTTTCTGGGCAAGGATCACGACAAGGCCGAGCGCCGGACCTGGGCGGTGATCGTGCTGTGCACCATCATGATGATCGCCGAGATCATCGGCGGGGCGCTGTTCGGCTCGCTGGCGCTGATCGCCGACGGTTTGCACATGTCGACCCATGCCGGCGCGCTGCTGCTGGCGGCGCTGGCCTATACGTATGCCCGCAAATACGCCAACGATCGCAGTTTTTCGTTCGGCACCGGCAAGTTCGGCGATCTCGCGGGCTATTCCAGCGCCATCGTCCTGGCGATGATCGCGCTGTTGATCGGCTATGAAGCGGTGTCGCGCCTGCTCAACCCCGTCTCGATCAGCTTCAACGAGGCGATCCCGATTGCCGTGCTCGGCCTCGCGGTCAATGTCGCCAGTGCCTGGCTGTTGTCCGGCGGGCATCACCACGATCGCGGCCATGGGCATTCCCATGGCCACAGCCACGGCCACGAGGACGAAGCCCGTCGGATCGCACTGGGGAGTTCCATCCTGGACATCAAGGTGTTTGAAGACGGCGTGCCACCACGCTTTCGTGTCCGCGCAGAAGGGGGTGAACTGCCGGCTGCCGACCTCACCATCGAGACCACGAGGCCGAACGGCAGCCGCCAGCTATTCGTCTTCGAGGACCGCGGCGATTATCTGGAGTCGCGCGACGAGATCCCGGAGCCGCACGCCTTCCTCGCCAGCATTCGACTGATGCAGGCGGGCCGCCCCCATGAACGCGAACTGGAATTTGAAGAGCACGATCATGACGACGCGCACGGCCACGGTGGCGCGCATCACCGCGACAACAATATGCGCGCCGCCATCGTTCACGTCATGGCCGATGCCGCGGTCTCGGTTCTGGTGATTGCCGGGCTGTTGCTGGCGCGCGCCTTCGGCTGGCTCTGGATGGACCCACTGGCCGGCTTCATCGGCGCGCTGGTCATCGCCAACTGGTCGGTGGGCTTGCTGCGCGACACCGGTGGCATCCTGCTCGACCGCACTCCGGATCCGCGCATGGCCGAGAAAGTCCGCGGATTGATCGAAGCCGATGGCGATCGGGTCACTGATCTACATCTCTGGCGGCTCGGGCCCGGACATCTTGGCGCCATCGTCTGCGTCGCCACCACGGGAGAACGCAAGGCGGCGGATTACCGGCAGCGGCTGGCGAGATTCGCAGACCTGTCACATGTCACCGTAGAGGTCCAGCACTCCCAGTCCTTCAAGGGCTGA
- a CDS encoding RNA polymerase sigma factor, translating to MRQPSDISSTIHAVWRIEQPRLIIGLSRMLRDVTLAEEFTQDALLAALEHWPATGVPEKPGAWLMATAKRRALDHLRRARMLARKHGMIALEMEQEQQAMPDLDAALDEEIGDELLRLVFTACHPLLSREARIALSLRMICGLTTEEIARAFLVPDATVSQRIVRAKRTLSESGLAYETPRREELSERLASVLEVVYLIFNEGYTAARGDDWLRPQLCHEALRMGRVLASIAPLEPEVHGLLALMELNASRTAARTDSAGEPILLLEQNRALWDQLQIRRGMQALGRARELGGAGGFYALQAAIVACHAGAATSDATDWPHISRLYAELAALLHSPVIELNRAVAVGMAEGPRAALEIVDRLLHEPALRNYHLLGSVRGDLLQKLGRHEEARAAFEAAAALAGNRREQDLLKRRALDAAGAAQTSS from the coding sequence TTGAGGCAGCCGTCCGACATCAGCAGCACCATCCACGCGGTCTGGCGGATCGAGCAGCCACGGCTGATCATCGGTCTATCGCGGATGCTGCGCGATGTGACGCTGGCCGAGGAATTCACCCAGGACGCGCTGCTGGCGGCGCTCGAGCATTGGCCCGCGACGGGAGTTCCGGAAAAGCCCGGCGCGTGGCTGATGGCGACCGCCAAGCGCCGGGCGCTGGATCATCTGCGCCGCGCCCGGATGCTCGCGCGCAAGCACGGGATGATCGCTCTTGAAATGGAGCAGGAGCAGCAGGCCATGCCCGATCTCGACGCCGCGCTTGACGAAGAGATCGGCGATGAGCTGCTCCGGCTGGTCTTCACCGCCTGTCACCCGCTGCTGTCGCGCGAGGCCCGCATCGCGCTTTCGCTGCGGATGATCTGCGGCCTGACCACGGAGGAGATCGCGCGGGCCTTCCTGGTGCCGGACGCGACGGTCTCCCAGCGCATCGTGCGGGCGAAGCGGACGCTCTCGGAATCCGGGCTGGCTTACGAGACCCCGCGCCGGGAAGAACTCTCCGAACGGCTCGCTTCCGTGCTGGAGGTCGTCTACCTCATCTTCAACGAAGGCTACACCGCGGCGCGCGGCGACGACTGGCTGCGTCCGCAGCTCTGCCACGAAGCGCTGCGCATGGGCCGCGTGCTTGCCTCGATCGCGCCGCTCGAGCCGGAAGTCCATGGCCTGCTCGCGCTGATGGAGCTGAATGCTTCGCGCACGGCGGCGCGCACCGATTCAGCCGGTGAACCTATCTTGTTGCTGGAGCAGAACCGGGCGCTGTGGGACCAGCTGCAAATCCGTCGGGGCATGCAGGCGCTCGGACGGGCGCGCGAACTCGGCGGCGCGGGCGGCTTCTACGCGCTGCAGGCGGCGATCGTCGCCTGTCATGCCGGGGCGGCAACATCAGATGCGACCGACTGGCCGCACATATCGCGTCTATATGCGGAGCTTGCGGCGCTCCTGCACTCGCCGGTCATCGAACTCAACCGCGCGGTCGCCGTCGGCATGGCCGAGGGCCCGCGTGCCGCGCTCGAGATCGTGGACCGCCTGCTCCACGAGCCCGCGCTCAGGAACTATCATTTGCTCGGAAGCGTGCGCGGCGACCTGCTGCAAAAACTTGGTCGCCATGAGGAAGCCCGCGCCGCGTTCGAAGCAGCCGCCGCGCTCGCGGGCAACCGGCGCGAACAGGATCTGCTGAAGCGCCGCGCCCTCGATGCCGCCGGCGCCGCGCAAACGTCATCCTGA
- a CDS encoding AprI/Inh family metalloprotease inhibitor produces MPRHAIALAALAALIACSGRAQAQDVSTLKKDMVGQWELSTTERSKTCVVTLKSDASPLGMKLELEPGCAAALPFTKEITAWSIAGLDIVRLQDATGQPVIDFTEVESGILEGLRQGEGIYILQNLAAARSLAKSMDQMIGDWAMVHGNGQPICGLTLTNNEAGPDNFQVFLKPKCDPAIAAFAPTQWRLDHGQMLLMSQSGETWQFEADDNAQWRRVPDSADPLIMLRQ; encoded by the coding sequence ATGCCTCGCCACGCCATAGCTCTTGCGGCGCTGGCGGCTCTTATCGCCTGCTCCGGTCGGGCGCAGGCGCAGGATGTTTCGACCCTCAAGAAAGACATGGTCGGGCAGTGGGAGCTGTCGACCACCGAGCGCAGCAAGACCTGCGTGGTCACCTTGAAGAGCGATGCGTCGCCGCTGGGGATGAAGCTCGAGCTTGAGCCCGGCTGCGCCGCGGCGCTGCCCTTCACCAAGGAAATCACCGCCTGGAGCATCGCAGGGCTGGACATCGTGCGGCTGCAGGATGCCACAGGCCAGCCGGTGATCGACTTCACCGAGGTCGAGAGCGGCATTCTCGAAGGCTTGCGGCAGGGTGAGGGCATCTACATCCTGCAGAACCTCGCCGCCGCGCGCTCGCTGGCGAAGTCGATGGATCAGATGATCGGCGACTGGGCCATGGTTCACGGCAACGGTCAGCCGATATGCGGCCTGACCTTGACCAACAACGAGGCCGGCCCGGATAATTTCCAGGTATTCCTGAAGCCCAAATGCGATCCCGCAATAGCGGCCTTCGCACCGACGCAGTGGCGGCTCGATCACGGCCAGATGCTGCTGATGTCGCAAAGCGGCGAGACCTGGCAATTCGAGGCCGACGACAACGCGCAGTGGCGGCGGGTGCCCGACAGTGCCGATCCCTTGATCATGCTGCGGCAGTAA
- a CDS encoding cation transporting ATPase C-terminal domain-containing protein, with the protein MLGASIFLPFLPMAPIQVLTNNLLYYFSQTTIPTDNVDEEYLALPRKWDIGNIFKFMLFIGPISSIFDYATYGMMLYVFDAWDNPSLFQTGWFVESLLTQTLIIHIIRTAKIPFVESHASPALIATTVIICTVGMILPFTWAGAALGFQPLPWQYWPLVAAMLVTYAILTHVVKVWFIRRWGL; encoded by the coding sequence GTGCTCGGCGCGAGCATCTTCCTGCCGTTCCTGCCGATGGCGCCGATCCAGGTGCTGACCAACAATCTGCTGTACTATTTTTCGCAGACGACGATTCCAACCGACAATGTCGACGAGGAGTATCTGGCGTTACCCCGAAAATGGGACATCGGTAACATCTTCAAATTCATGCTGTTCATCGGGCCGATCAGCTCGATCTTCGACTATGCGACCTACGGCATGATGCTCTACGTGTTCGATGCCTGGGATAATCCGTCGCTGTTCCAGACCGGATGGTTCGTGGAATCGCTTCTGACCCAGACCCTGATCATTCACATCATCCGGACCGCCAAGATCCCGTTCGTCGAGAGTCATGCCAGCCCCGCACTGATCGCGACGACGGTGATCATCTGCACGGTCGGAATGATACTGCCCTTCACCTGGGCGGGTGCGGCGTTGGGTTTCCAGCCGCTCCCCTGGCAGTACTGGCCGCTGGTTGCGGCCATGCTGGTGACCTACGCGATCCTCACTCATGTGGTGAAGGTCTGGTTCATTCGCCGGTGGGGACTTTGA
- a CDS encoding ABC transporter ATP-binding protein, protein MAEPAALTEADTAGLAVSLRAVTKVYDSGVAALGPLDLDVARGEFVSLLGPSGCGKSTALRLIAGLAAPSAGSVGVALRSGGARGAHAIGFVFQEPTLMPWTSVRENVRLPLKLAHAPAAEADARIEEALQQVGLAEFAAAYPRELSGGMKMRVSLARALVTDPDILLMDEPFAALDEITRFRLNNDLLALWRNLRKTVIFVTHSVFESVYLSQRVVVMTSRPGRLSAEIRIDAPEPRGEEFRTSAAYAGYCREVSNALAPSYSGLSD, encoded by the coding sequence ATGGCGGAGCCGGCAGCCCTGACCGAAGCGGATACCGCCGGCCTCGCGGTGAGCCTGCGCGCTGTCACCAAGGTCTATGATTCCGGCGTCGCGGCGCTGGGGCCGCTGGACCTCGACGTGGCCAGGGGCGAATTCGTCTCGCTGCTCGGGCCGTCGGGGTGCGGAAAATCGACGGCACTGCGGCTGATCGCGGGGCTTGCCGCGCCGAGTGCCGGCAGCGTCGGCGTCGCGCTTCGCAGCGGCGGGGCGCGCGGCGCGCATGCAATAGGTTTCGTGTTTCAGGAGCCGACGCTGATGCCCTGGACCAGCGTGCGCGAAAATGTGCGGCTGCCGCTGAAACTCGCGCATGCGCCCGCGGCCGAGGCGGACGCGCGCATCGAGGAGGCATTGCAGCAGGTGGGGCTTGCCGAATTCGCCGCCGCCTACCCCCGCGAATTATCCGGCGGCATGAAGATGCGGGTGTCACTGGCGCGCGCGCTGGTCACCGATCCCGATATTCTCCTGATGGACGAGCCGTTCGCCGCACTCGATGAAATCACCCGCTTCCGGCTGAACAACGATCTTTTGGCGCTGTGGCGTAATCTGCGCAAGACCGTCATCTTCGTCACGCATTCGGTGTTCGAGTCGGTATATCTGTCGCAGCGCGTGGTCGTGATGACGTCGCGGCCCGGACGCCTCAGTGCCGAAATCCGCATCGATGCGCCGGAGCCGCGGGGCGAGGAATTCAGGACCTCCGCCGCCTATGCCGGCTATTGCCGCGAGGTTTCGAACGCACTGGCGCCCTCCTATTCAGGGCTATCAGACTAA